Proteins encoded by one window of Phytohabitans houttuyneae:
- a CDS encoding YbaB/EbfC family nucleoid-associated protein, producing the protein MGRQIDEGWIEEAVERYRRIEALQAEFDEAARRLTVTVHSPDGLVELVVTAAGAITDVRITGTLSGRSGAELSQSIQAAVTAAAGAAQWAREKLHAEMFAGYQPLREV; encoded by the coding sequence ATGGGTCGTCAGATCGACGAGGGCTGGATCGAGGAGGCCGTCGAGCGCTATCGCCGCATCGAAGCGCTTCAAGCGGAGTTCGACGAGGCTGCCCGCCGTCTTACGGTGACCGTCCATTCGCCGGACGGGCTGGTCGAGCTCGTCGTGACCGCCGCCGGCGCCATCACCGACGTGCGCATCACCGGCACGCTGAGCGGGCGCAGCGGCGCGGAGCTGTCCCAGTCGATCCAGGCCGCCGTCACCGCGGCCGCCGGCGCGGCGCAGTGGGCACGGGAAAAGCTGCACGCCGAGATGTTCGCCGGCTACCAGCCGCTGCGGGAGGTCTGA
- a CDS encoding DNA polymerase III subunit delta' — protein sequence MTDVFGDLVGQDEAVETLRRAAEAGAAVLSGGSGGGMTHAWIFTGPPGSGRSVAARAFAAALQCAYGTGCGDCHGCHTTLSGTHADVRLVVPEGLSIGVGEMRALVLRAASTPSGGRWQVLVIEDADRLTEAAGNALLKAIEEPPPRTVFLLCTPSTHPDDISVTIRSRCRVVPLGQPSAEAVATVLASRDGVAADVAEWAAAAAQGHVGRAKRLARDPEARKRREAVLAVPRRLTGVGACFDAASALIEAAEAEAEAAVAESDAAERSALETALGAGGTGRGAAGAIRGAAGQLKDLERRQKSRATRAQRDALDRALVDLAGFYRDVLAVKMGAPVAPVHTDTAPLASAAAERWTAESTLRRLEAILACRDAIEANVKPRIAVESMMLALWRG from the coding sequence ATGACGGACGTGTTCGGCGACCTTGTCGGGCAGGACGAGGCCGTGGAGACGCTGCGCCGCGCGGCGGAGGCCGGCGCCGCGGTCCTCAGTGGAGGGTCGGGCGGCGGTATGACGCACGCCTGGATCTTCACCGGCCCGCCCGGCTCGGGGCGTTCGGTGGCCGCGCGGGCGTTCGCCGCAGCACTCCAGTGTGCGTACGGCACGGGTTGCGGCGACTGCCACGGCTGCCACACCACACTGTCCGGCACTCACGCTGATGTGCGGCTCGTGGTGCCGGAAGGGCTCTCGATCGGCGTCGGCGAGATGCGCGCGCTGGTGTTGCGCGCGGCGAGCACCCCGTCCGGCGGCCGGTGGCAGGTGCTCGTGATCGAAGACGCCGACCGGCTCACCGAGGCGGCCGGCAACGCGCTGCTCAAAGCCATCGAAGAGCCGCCGCCGCGCACGGTCTTCCTGCTGTGCACACCCTCGACCCACCCGGATGACATCTCGGTGACGATCCGTTCGCGCTGCAGGGTCGTCCCACTGGGCCAGCCCTCGGCCGAGGCGGTCGCGACGGTGCTGGCCTCCCGCGACGGCGTGGCCGCGGACGTGGCCGAGTGGGCGGCCGCCGCGGCGCAGGGTCACGTGGGGCGGGCAAAGCGCCTGGCCCGCGACCCGGAGGCGCGCAAGCGGCGGGAGGCGGTGCTGGCCGTCCCGCGGCGGCTGACCGGCGTCGGCGCCTGCTTCGACGCGGCGTCCGCGCTGATCGAGGCGGCCGAGGCGGAGGCCGAGGCGGCGGTGGCCGAGAGTGACGCGGCCGAGCGGTCCGCATTGGAGACGGCACTCGGCGCGGGTGGCACCGGTCGGGGGGCGGCCGGCGCGATCCGGGGCGCCGCGGGCCAGCTCAAAGACCTCGAACGTCGCCAGAAGTCGCGGGCCACCCGAGCCCAGCGCGACGCGCTCGACCGTGCGCTTGTCGACCTGGCCGGCTTCTACCGCGACGTGCTGGCGGTCAAGATGGGTGCGCCGGTCGCGCCGGTACACACCGACACCGCGCCTCTCGCGTCGGCCGCCGCCGAGCGGTGGACGGCGGAAAGCACGCTGCGGCGGCTGGAGGCGATTCTGGCCTGCCGCGACGCGATCGAGGCCAACGTAAAGCCGAGAATTGCCGTCGAGTCGATGATGCTCGCTCTCTGGCGAGGGTGA